In Nostoc sp. UHCC 0926, a single genomic region encodes these proteins:
- the rpsO gene encoding 30S ribosomal protein S15 — protein sequence MALTQLRKQEIISNYQVHETDTGSADVQVAMLTERINRLSEHLQANKKDHSSRRGLLKLIGQRKRLLAYISQESREKYQALIARLGIRG from the coding sequence ATGGCTCTGACGCAACTGCGGAAACAAGAAATAATTTCCAACTACCAAGTTCACGAAACCGACACTGGTTCGGCTGATGTCCAAGTTGCCATGCTAACTGAGCGCATCAACCGCCTCAGCGAACATCTCCAGGCAAATAAAAAAGACCATTCTTCCCGGCGGGGACTGTTGAAGCTAATTGGTCAGCGCAAGCGTCTTCTAGCCTATATATCGCAGGAAAGCCGAGAAAAGTATCAAGCTTTGATTGCTCGCCTCGGTATTCGTGGATAG